The Ostreibacterium oceani genome has a segment encoding these proteins:
- the guaB gene encoding IMP dehydrogenase, whose protein sequence is MKIIEDALTFDDILLVPKYSEVLPKDVNLKTQLTERIALNIPVLSAAMDTVTEARLAITLAQLGGLGIIHKNMSPKAQAAEVAKVKKFESGIVKNPMTVTPDTSIAELNYKSKDMGYSGFPVMDNGELVGIVTRRDVRFEKNLNLTVNDVMTPKDKLVTVNQSADKATVQALLHKHKLEKILVIDNDGKLQGLITVKDIRSARDYPLACKDDNESLRVGAAIGPGEDGLLRLEQLAAANVDIITVDTAHGHSKGVIDMVKTVKQRYPHIAVIAGNIATADAALALAKAGADAVKVGIGPGSICTTRVVAGVGVPQITAISNIASALKNTPVKIIADGGIRFSGDIAKAIAAGADVVMVGGLLAGTEESPGEVELYQGRSYKAYRGMGSIGAMSGRNGSSDRYFQSDKPADKLVPEGIEGRVPYKGHLSPVIEQLVGGLCASMGYCGCATIADMQQQAQFVRITNAGVTESHVHDVQITKEAPNYRVG, encoded by the coding sequence ATGAAAATCATCGAAGACGCATTAACATTTGACGATATTTTATTAGTCCCCAAATATTCTGAAGTTTTACCCAAAGACGTTAATTTAAAAACTCAGCTCACTGAGCGTATTGCGCTCAACATCCCTGTACTATCAGCCGCTATGGATACGGTCACTGAAGCACGCCTTGCCATCACGTTGGCTCAGCTAGGTGGCCTAGGAATTATCCATAAAAACATGTCCCCCAAAGCGCAAGCTGCAGAAGTTGCCAAAGTCAAAAAATTTGAATCAGGTATTGTTAAAAATCCAATGACAGTCACTCCAGACACATCAATCGCCGAGCTCAACTATAAATCAAAAGACATGGGATATTCAGGGTTTCCCGTGATGGATAACGGCGAACTCGTCGGTATCGTCACACGCCGCGATGTGCGATTTGAAAAAAACCTCAATCTAACCGTCAACGATGTCATGACACCCAAAGACAAACTCGTCACCGTCAATCAATCAGCCGACAAAGCCACGGTACAAGCACTACTGCACAAACACAAACTAGAAAAAATCCTCGTTATCGATAATGACGGTAAATTACAAGGCCTTATTACGGTCAAGGATATCCGCAGTGCGCGCGACTATCCACTTGCTTGCAAAGATGATAATGAAAGCCTACGGGTTGGTGCGGCCATCGGTCCAGGTGAGGATGGGCTATTACGCCTAGAACAGCTCGCTGCCGCCAATGTCGATATCATTACCGTTGATACGGCGCATGGACATTCAAAAGGCGTTATTGATATGGTCAAAACGGTTAAACAGCGTTACCCGCATATCGCGGTCATTGCTGGCAATATCGCCACAGCCGATGCCGCCCTAGCACTCGCCAAAGCAGGCGCTGATGCCGTCAAAGTCGGGATTGGTCCTGGCTCTATTTGCACCACTCGCGTTGTTGCGGGCGTGGGCGTACCACAAATCACCGCCATCAGTAACATTGCCAGCGCGCTGAAAAACACGCCCGTTAAAATCATTGCCGATGGCGGCATTCGTTTTTCAGGCGATATTGCCAAAGCCATCGCCGCAGGTGCGGATGTCGTGATGGTTGGTGGCTTGCTCGCAGGCACCGAAGAATCCCCAGGCGAAGTCGAGTTATACCAAGGGCGCTCTTACAAAGCTTATCGTGGCATGGGCTCTATCGGTGCGATGTCAGGCAGAAACGGTTCTAGTGACCGCTACTTCCAATCGGACAAACCCGCCGACAAATTGGTTCCTGAGGGCATTGAAGGCCGTGTTCCTTACAAGGGTCACCTGTCTCCTGTCATTGAGCAATTAGTTGGCGGGCTTTGCGCTAGCATGGGCTACTGTGGCTGCGCGACCATAGCCGATATGCAGCAACAGGCACAATTCGTCCGCATCACCAATGCAGGGGTGACTGAGTCGCATGTTCACGATGTACAAATCACCAAAGAGGCACCCAATTATCGTGTGGGATAA
- the guaA gene encoding glutamine-hydrolyzing GMP synthase, which yields MHPTDMLPTDIHHHKILILDFGSQYTQLIARRIREIGIYSEIMPYDVDESAIKDFKPNGIILSGGPESTTHQDAPKSPEVIYTLNVPILGICYGMQTLAMHYEGKVATSDHQEFGHARLSLLNQANPLFEGVGHSAYLDVWMSHGDKVTQLPADFSILAETPTCPIAVIAHQSLPIWGIQFHPEVTHTEQGEQILRNFAVGICGCETHWTTDNIAEEIIHDLRQQIGADKVVLGLSGGVDSSVVGTLLHKAIGDQLTAVFVDTGLLRLHEGDQVMALFAEHFGMNVIRIDAETRFLDALGEESDPEAKRKIIGRLFVEIFEEEANKISGVKYLAQGTIYPDVIESAGSKTGKAHVIKSHHNVGGLPEHMKLSLVEPIRELFKDEVRRLGTTLGIPHHLLYRHPFPGPGLGVRILGAIKKEYADTLRQADAIFLEELNRSGWYDKTSQAFAVFLPVKSVGVTGDGRRYEHVIALRAVQTIDFMTAHWAHLPYELLSTISNRIINEVRGVSRVVYDVSGKPPATIEWE from the coding sequence ATGCACCCAACAGACATGCTCCCAACAGACATACACCATCACAAAATACTCATTTTAGATTTTGGTTCGCAATATACCCAATTAATCGCCAGACGAATCCGTGAGATTGGTATCTATAGTGAGATTATGCCTTATGATGTCGATGAAAGCGCCATCAAGGACTTTAAGCCCAACGGCATCATTTTATCAGGCGGCCCTGAAAGCACAACACACCAAGATGCCCCTAAATCACCTGAGGTTATTTACACCCTCAATGTACCCATTCTTGGGATTTGTTATGGCATGCAGACGCTTGCCATGCACTATGAGGGCAAAGTTGCCACCAGCGACCACCAAGAATTTGGGCATGCACGCCTAAGTTTGCTAAACCAAGCCAATCCCTTGTTTGAGGGCGTTGGGCACTCCGCATATTTGGATGTGTGGATGAGTCACGGCGATAAAGTCACCCAGTTACCCGCGGATTTTTCCATCCTTGCCGAAACACCCACCTGCCCGATTGCGGTCATTGCTCACCAGTCACTACCCATTTGGGGGATACAATTTCACCCCGAAGTCACACACACCGAGCAAGGTGAACAAATTTTACGCAATTTTGCTGTTGGCATTTGTGGCTGCGAAACCCATTGGACCACGGATAACATTGCCGAAGAAATTATCCACGATTTACGCCAACAAATTGGTGCCGACAAAGTCGTTTTAGGCCTGTCTGGCGGCGTGGATTCGTCCGTTGTCGGGACGCTATTGCACAAAGCCATTGGCGACCAACTCACAGCGGTGTTCGTTGACACAGGGCTACTCAGACTGCACGAAGGCGATCAAGTCATGGCGCTATTTGCCGAGCATTTCGGTATGAATGTTATTCGTATTGATGCCGAGACTCGATTTTTAGACGCCCTAGGCGAAGAATCCGACCCCGAAGCGAAGCGCAAAATCATTGGTCGTTTATTCGTTGAGATTTTTGAAGAAGAAGCCAACAAAATCAGCGGCGTTAAGTACCTCGCTCAAGGCACGATTTATCCCGATGTCATTGAATCCGCAGGCAGTAAAACGGGCAAAGCCCATGTCATCAAATCCCACCACAATGTTGGCGGCCTGCCTGAACACATGAAATTATCCCTCGTTGAACCCATTCGTGAATTATTCAAAGACGAAGTACGACGATTGGGCACAACACTTGGCATCCCGCATCACCTGCTCTATCGCCACCCCTTCCCAGGGCCTGGCTTAGGGGTGCGCATTTTGGGCGCCATAAAAAAAGAATACGCCGACACACTACGCCAAGCCGACGCTATTTTTCTCGAAGAACTAAACCGTAGTGGCTGGTACGACAAAACCAGCCAAGCATTTGCCGTGTTTTTACCCGTAAAATCCGTTGGCGTAACGGGTGATGGACGACGTTATGAGCATGTTATCGCACTACGCGCCGTGCAAACCATCGATTTTATGACTGCACATTGGGCGCACCTTCCCTACGAACTGCTCAGCACCATATCCAATCGAATCATCAACGAAGTACGCGGCGTCTCGCGGGTTGTTTATGATGTGTCGGGCAAACCCCCTGCCACGATTGAATGGGAGTAA
- a CDS encoding DNA-3-methyladenine glycosylase I, giving the protein MKRCIWATKNKLEEAYHDTEWGVPIYDDRLLFEFLILEGAQAGLSWSTVLMKREHYRKVFNNFVADDIIKYDQQKIDELLNDTGIIRNKLKINSVITNANAFLDIQKEYGSFSAFIWGFVDGKPIQNEWKHVEDVPTKTEVSDLMCKTLKQKGFKFVGSTICYAFMQAVGMVNDHTTNCFRHNEIKGLDK; this is encoded by the coding sequence ATGAAAAGGTGTATTTGGGCAACTAAAAATAAACTTGAAGAAGCATACCATGATACAGAATGGGGGGTTCCAATTTATGATGATAGATTACTATTTGAATTTCTCATACTTGAGGGCGCCCAAGCTGGACTCAGCTGGTCAACTGTTTTAATGAAAAGGGAACATTATAGAAAAGTCTTTAACAATTTTGTTGCAGATGACATCATAAAATACGACCAACAAAAAATAGATGAGTTACTCAATGACACTGGAATTATAAGAAATAAGCTAAAAATCAACTCCGTTATCACTAACGCGAACGCATTTCTCGACATCCAAAAAGAATACGGGAGTTTCTCAGCCTTTATCTGGGGTTTTGTGGATGGCAAGCCAATTCAAAATGAATGGAAGCACGTTGAAGATGTTCCAACTAAAACTGAAGTATCAGATTTGATGTGCAAAACACTAAAGCAAAAAGGATTTAAGTTTGTTGGAAGCACTATTTGCTATGCTTTTATGCAGGCAGTCGGGATGGTAAATGATCATACAACAAATTGCTTTAGGCATAATGAAATTAAAGGTTTAGACAAATAA